Genomic window (Oncorhynchus nerka isolate Pitt River unplaced genomic scaffold, Oner_Uvic_2.0 unplaced_scaffold_1881, whole genome shotgun sequence):
CCGCTGAATGTGGATATAGTGTTGGTGTGCCGATCATCCTCTGAAGATGTCCGACTCGTGCTTCTACATTGAAAATCGGTACACACATTACGTTCAGAGGTGCTAAATACTCTCTGCCACCAAACTATAGGTGTCTGAGCCCTAAAGACCAGAGGTTAACTCCACCCTCCATGTTTTCCTTAGATTTGAAGCATACAAAGAAATTTCAAGGTAGACTCTAAATGTTGCCATGAGCAGCACCACAGATATTGAGATGCAAGACTTGGCTCTCACACGGTATGTGCACGGGTTTGTTTCATAACTCAAATTGAAATCTTCCGCTGCTCTATGTTCGCTACACACGTTAGTCTGAGACTGCCCTCATTTGTGATGACGTCAAAATGAAGgctgttgtacaaaacaaagtcatcagaGATTGGATCGTCTTTAACCGGGTATCGAAGCCAATAACTAATTTTCTAAACGCCGCTTTATCCACGTGTGTTCTTGCTCTGGGCACAACACCTCTGTCTCTGGGACCAATCAAAACGGTTAGGATGTGTCCTTTCTAGAAATCGTCGCAAGACGTTTGGGTAGCCAGGGCACCAAAACAGCACAGAAGTTGAGTctgacccactatgctgtttagTTTCTGCATGTACAACATATCGCTGAGTCTACATAGCGCAAGCGTCACTTGCTCGTCTCATTGATTAGTGGGTCTGTTTTAACTGTAGCTGGCAGGCAACACCTGGCTCTTGTTAAAGCTTTTAGAGTTGTTTCATAGTTTGGCTGTCAGAGGTTAACTTCTCCCCTAAGGGTTAAGGATGGGACTAACTTAACCCTGAAGGCTGTTTAATACTTAGAAACGTCAGGGTCCTTTTACATTGCCATTACCCAACAACAGTCAAGTTGTCAGGTATGGCAATATTCGCCATTTTAAAATAGCATTTTTGATATACCAATGTCTGCACTCCCCAAGGTTTTAGCTGGGTGTACTTACTTTTTGTTACTGATCTGTGCAGTAAGTTATGTTGATCACCAAACATGTCAAACTATCTTCAAAACCAGAACAATGATTTTTAACATTAAAAATACCTCATCTACAACCCTTCAAGTATTTCAGTCCATAGTGAAATGGATCTTTTTGCTGTCTTCTGTTTATTGCAAACCGCTAGACCACTGACAGTCAGAGGCTAAAAGCAGCACAGGgtcagccacacagcagcagcaaTCCTAATGTATACCTTCTGTTTCATGAAATGAACCCTCATCAGCAATCTCTGCAGGACACTAAGGGAGGTGCGTGGATGTGGAACCCTGTGCAGACTTTCTATTGAAACCCGAGGTATacgttaaatacattttattactTACACTGGATTTATGTAAACAAATTACTAAAACCAAATAAAGTTAATGGAACTAACAATCACAAAAAAGCTTGACAGTCGGGGAAATTTACAATTCAAAAGCAATTAAGCGGTATTGATTTGTTAGAACACAGCATTAGCCATAGTAAATGAATTGCAGGACATTTGCTTTTAAGACTGCAAAATGTATTCTAACACCATGGAGAAATTGGCTTAAATAAAATGTCTACCTCCGCCAAGATGGGAGGGCTCAAATTCAgccacacccaccaccaccctttttgatccagaaaaacccTGCATATTAGGGGTTAAATGTCTTGCTCAAGGGCTTAGATATATTTGATTAAAACACCCCAAATTAAAATAAATCCACTCCTACCACcaaataaatatacagtaccagtcaaaagttgataCCTACTgcttccagggtttttattttctacattgtaaaatactTGTGGACAtctatggaatcatgttgtaaccaaaaaagtgttaaacaaatctaaatatatttgagattcttcaaagtagccacactttgccttgatgacagcttggcattctctcaaccagcttcacctggaatgctgttcctacatatgctgagtgcttgtttgctgcttttccttcaattgggttgaggttgggtgattgtgaagGCTAGGTCATTTgatgcatcactctccttcttagtcaaatagcccttacacaacctggaggtgtgttgggtcattgtcctgttgaaaaacaaatgatagtcccactaagaccaAACacgatgggatggcgtatcgctacggaatgctgtggtagccatgctggttaagtgtgccttgaattctaaataaatcagacagtgtcaccagcaaagcaccatcacacctcctcctccatgcttcacggtgggaaccacacaccatcacacctcctcctccatgcttcacggtgggaaccacacaccatcacacctcctcctccatgcttcacggtgggaaccacacaccataacacctcctcctccatgcttcacggtgggaactccatgcttcacggtgggaaccacacaccatcacacctcctcctccatgcttcacggtgggaaccacacaccataacacctcctcctccatgcttcacggtgggaaccccacaccataacacctcctccatgcttcacggtgggaaccacacaccatcacacctcctccatgcttcacggtgggaaccccacaccataacacctcctcctccatgcttcacggtgggaaccacacatgcggagatcatccgtttacctactctgcatctcaaaggcacagcggttggaaccaaaaacctttaaatttggactcatcagaccaaagtgcagatttccactggtctaatgtcctttgcttgtgtttctttgcccaagcaagtcttcttattggtgtccttaagtagtggtttctttgcagaaatttgaccatgaaggcctgattcatgcagtctgtTACATGaattctgaagcatttatttgggctgaaatttctgaggctggtaactctaataaatgtattctctgcagcagaggtaactctgggtcttcctttcctgtggtggtcctcatgagaaccagttttatcatagcgcttggtttttgcacttggaatacattttccgtattgactgaccgtttttttctctttgcttatttgagctgtttatTTGCACCAAATAggactattttctgtataccacccctactttggttcaaatgcattaagaagaaaagaaattccagaaatgaacttttaaggcacacctgttaatttaaatgtattccaggtgactacctcatgaagctggttgagagaatgcaaagctgtcaagaatctcatattttgatttatttaacacttttgatttctacatgattccatgtgttatttcatagtttgtcttaactattattctacaatgtagaaaagtcaAAGTGAAAAAAAAATGGCTTCCACCATTTCAAAGTAGTCAACTGAGTGGGGAGTGTTCAGTGAATTGTTGCCTATGGTTTGTAAAATAAATTTGTATCAATTTGGTAGCCAACAAATGAGTCAAGATTTGGTTCAGCACTGCAGGTGGCGCTAAATCACCAATATTAGCAATACTCTTATTAAACACAAAAGAAAATGGACAACTTTCAAATTGAGATGGCGCtacccatgctgtcacagaaTCCATTGAGGCACAGAGTCCTTTCTACCTCTATGAAgccaacacacaggttggagcgtTCTCAGGAGATGACATCAAGGACGCACCTGGAGGTCCCCATGGCAGCCCCACAGGATAGGCTGAGTCTTGCAGGAGAGTGATGACCTCACCACCCCCTAATTTCTACCGGTAGAAGAGGGTTGTGTAAATGTGACTTTAAAAATAATCTCTTGCTTTACTGACACCATCCACATCAGTTCTACATTTAAAGGGATTTTGACAATGAAAACCTTTATCTACTTGCCCAGTCTGATTAACGCAAGGATACTTTTGTGAGCCAATATTAACTGGTGTTAGTGCAATGATACCatggacttccagtcattgtggtaacactagttagcattggctcacgcAAGTATCCTTGCGTATACCTTTAATCCAACTTAAAAGCTGCCAAGCCAAAGCTCTGCCATCTCTGATCGTTCCTCTAGTCGTAGAATAAAATCCATCTCTCTGCAAGTAGAATAAaatacatccctccatctctcctctagtaGAATAAAATGCatacccccatctctcctctggtAGTAGAATAAaatacatccctccatctctcctccagtaGAATAAAAggcatccctccatctctcctccagtagaataaaatacatccctccatctctcctccagtaGAATAAAAggcatccctccatctctcctttagtAGAATAAAATGCATCCCTCCAGTAGAATAAAATACATCCCATCTCTCCTTCAAGAGAATAAAATGTATCCCTCCATCTCATCTAGTTTAATAAAATACATCTCTCCTCTAGTAGAATAAAAtgcatccctccatctctcctccagtagaataaaatacatccctccatctctcatctagTTTAATAAAATTACATCTCTCCTCTAGTTTAATAAAatacatcatctctcctctaGTTTAATACAatacatctctccatctctcctctagtagaataaaatacatccctccatctctcctctagtttaataaaatacatccctccatctctcctctagttTAATacaatacatccctccatctctcctctagtttaataaaatacatctctccatctctcctctagtagaataaaatacatccctccatctctcctctagtttaataaaatacatccctccatctctcctctagttTAATacaatacatccctccatctctcctctagttTAATAAAAtgcatccctccatctctcctctagtttaataaaatacatccctccatctccatctctcctctagtttaataaaatacatccctccatctctcctaataaaatacatccctccatctctcctctagtttaataaaatacatccctccatctctcctccagtagaataaaatacatccctccatctctcctccagtagaataaaatacatccctccatctctcctctagtttaataaaatacatccctccatctctcctctagtttaataaaatacatccctccatctctcctctagtttaataaaatacatccctccatctctcctctagttTAATTAaatacatccctccatctctcctctagtttaataaaatacatccctccatctctcctccagtagaataaaatacatccctccatctctcctctagtttaataaaatacatccctccatctctcctctagttTAATTAaatacatccctccatctctcctctagtttaataaaatacatccctccatctctcctccagtagaataaaatacatccctccatctctcctccagtagaataaaatacatccctccatctctcctccagtagaataaaatacatccctccatctctctagtagaataaaatacatccctccatctctcctctagtttaataaaatacatccctccatctctcctagtttaataaaatacatccctccacctctcctctagtttaataaaatacatccctccatctctcctccagtaGAATAAAATACATCTCTCCTCCAGTAGAATAAaatacatccctccatctctcctctagtagaataaaatacatccctccatctctcctctagtagaataaaatacatccctccatctctcctctagtagaataaaatacatccctccatctctcctctagtagaataaaatacatccctccatctctcctctagtagaataaaatacatccctccatctctcctctagtagaataaaatacatccctccatctctcctctagtttaataaaatacatccctccatctctcctctagtttaataaaatacatccctccatctctcctctagtagaataaaatacatccctccatctctcctctagtttaataaaatacatccctccacctctcctctagtttaatacaatacatccctccacctctcctctagtttaataaaatacatccctccatctctcctccagtaGAATAAAATACATCTCTCCTCCAGTAGAATAAaatacatccctccatctctcctctagtaGAATAAAAtgcatccctccatctctcctagtttaataaaatacatccctccacctctcctctagtagaataaaatacatccctccatctctcctccagtagaataaaatacatccctccatctctcctccagtagaataaaatacatccctccacctctcctagttGAATTAAATACATCTCTCCTCTAGTTTAATAAAAtgcatccctccatctctcctagtttaataaaatacatccctccatctctcctctagtttaataaaatacatccctccatctctcctccagtagaataaaatacatccctccatctctcctctagtttaataaaatacatccctccatctctcctctagtagaataaaatacatccctccatctctcctctagtttaataaaatacatccctccacctctcctctagtagaataaaatacatccctccatctctcctctagtttaataaaatacatctctccatctctacttgtttaataaaatacatccctccacctctcctagttGAATTAaatacatccctccacctctcctagtttaataaaatacatccctccatctctcctagtttaataaaatacatccctccatctctcctctagtttaataaaatacatccctccacctctcctagtttaataaaatacatccctccatctctacttgtttaataaaatacatccctccacctctcctagtttaataaaatacatccctccacctctcctagtttaataaaatacatccctccacctctcctagtttaataaaatacatccctccacctctcctctagtttaatacaatacatccctccacctctcctagtttaataaaatacatccctccacctctcctctagtttaataaaatacatccctccacctctcctagtttaataaaatacatccctccacctctcctctagtttaataaaatacatccctccacctctcctagtttaataaaatacatccctccacctctcctagttTAATAAAATACATCCCCTCTATCGCTCTAGTAGAAGATTAAAATGGCTTGAAAAAGAACAAACCTGAGTGTTGCTGGACTTAACCAcgggaggctggtgagggtagtgcGGCTCATAGTAATGTGAATGGTATGAAACCATGATTTTAATGTGTCGATACCATTCACTCCAGCCACCCATGGACTTACCATCCATATTTCCCCAGCCAATAGATACTGCAGATTTGGTAACTGCTATAGTGAAGTAAGGTTCTCTGCTAGGTAGTACAGGCTGTATGCATTGCAGGTAATGCAGCAGATGTTACACAGCGAAGACAACAGTCTGTAAAGCCACAGCCGACCAGACAGACGCCTGTATCTACCGTCTGTCTCACACAGCTTGGCGTAAGCCTCCCTATTGGTAGATAGACCAATGTCCTGGCCCAATCCTTGTGCTTGCTCCATTAGATGCATGTCTTCCATTATCTCTGATGTCATCTGACCGAACCACTGGGCGTTGACCGCTGCTACCGACACACACAGGAAGTATACCCCAATctacagcgagagagacaaagtgtATCAATGTATGAAAGCGGCTGCATAGAGGAATGAGTCCCTGACAAGGTTACAGATCtgggggagaatctcaattgcattctcgtctccttctcaaaacccattgagAGAGCCAGAGGTCCCTCCCTTCGGACCTTCTCCAATGGGTTATGAGGTGAGGATTCTCCCACGGTCAGGACTCCTCGTGTACCTGGAAGGTCTCCCTGGGAGAATCTGTTGCATACTTCATGTCCTCTCCTTTTCAtaacccattggaggagaaggtctgaAGGGAGGggcctctggctttctcatccaatgggttttgagaaggagatgaGTATGCAATTGAAAATTTCCTTGTCATCTAGCAGGGTGGTAGGGTCAAGGGTCAAGGTTACCTGGAAGGCCTCTCTGTCATCTAGCAGGTCTGCAGGGTGGTAGACGGCGAACAGCGTCAGGTTGAGGAAGGCACAGAGAGAGCCCAGGTGAAGGTAGAACGGAACCAGTCTGCTCTGGATCAAACCAAATGTGTGTCTGTTCAGGTGGCTGTCCATCACCAAGCCTGATCAAAAACACACAGGAGCCCTATAGGAGTACTGTCCATCACCAAGCCTGATCAAAAACACACAGGAGCCCTATAGGAGTACTGTCCATCACCAAGCCTGATCAAAAACACACAGGAGCCCTATAGGAGTACTGTCCATCACCAAGCCTGATCAAAAACACACAGGAGCCCTATAGGAGTACTGTCCATCACCAAGCCTGATCAAAAACACACAGGAGCCCTATAGGAGTACTGTCCATCACACACCCTCTCACAGGGTTAAGGGGATCAGAGGTCAAGTTACTTACTTGATATGCAGGTAAACCAGATCTGCATGCCCCAGTAGGTGGACAGCAGCACCAGTTGCAGCAGTTTGGCAGAGAGGCTGGGATCCCCTTCAGTGGTCATTGTCAGTCCAGCCGTCTCCTTCCACCTTTCTCTCTGCCTGGATCCCTGTAAGCAGACACACAGGGTTATTTCTCTCTGACCCTGTCCCCCCACTAAGTCACCAGCAGTAGCAGGTTACTGGACCAGAGGTGAAAGTCTGGTTTCAGAATAACAGCAATGTACAACTAGCTAGCTACTCAACTTAACTCTGTTTCCCTTGTAGCTATAAGAATCTGACTACATGTTAATTACATTCTCTAGTCGGAACGTGGCAATGTCTTGGAAAACGCACCTCAATCCAGTGATGGGAGATGTCACTAATTATGCCAACTGACAAATCAAGATGATTAAAAACGAGGAGCATTACAATGAAACATTTCCGTCAGTATTCTAGGCAAGCTAATATTAAAGCAACCAATGCTAGGCTTCGCATTTTCATGGAATCCAATGGGCTGCTAAAGCATTAGCTAGCCTAGCATGCTGATGAAAAAGACAAAACTAGCAGTACTTCAATCTTATCAATTTATAagagaattctgttcattgaccagtgttcaacaccattagTGCCtccaagctcaggaccctggaactgaacacctccctctgcaactggatcctggacttcctaacagGCCGCCCCCATatagtgagggtaggcaacaacactccTGCATGgccgcgcacgactccaacatcaaGTTTACTGACAACatgatggtggtaggcctgatcaccgacgacgatgagacagtctatagggaagtCAGTGacctgccaggacaacaacctctcactcaatgtagcaagacaaaggagccgataatggactacaggaaacagagggtcGAGCATGCCCCAtccacggggctgtagtggagtaggttgagagcttcaagttcctctgtgtccacctatgtacacagtcactgtggggacaacgtcatcgatgcacttattgatgaagccagagatgtggtgtactcaatgacatcagaagaatcccagaacatattccagtctgtgatgcaaagcagtcctgtagcttagcatctgcttcatctgtccactttttttattgatctagtcactggtgctacCTGCTTTCATTTtcgtttgtaagcaggaatcagaaggataaagtcatggtcagatttgccaaatggagggagagctttgtacgcgtctctgtgtgtggagtaaaggtggtcttgagtgtttttccctctggttgcacatttaccatgctgatagaaattaggtaaaacggtAAAACacatttaccatgctgatggaaatgaggtaaaacggtaAAACacatttaccatgctgatggaaatgaggtaaaacacatTTACCATGCTGATAGAAGTGAGGTAAAACacatttaccatgctgatggaaatgaggtaaaacggtaAAACacatttaccatgctgatggaaatgaggtaaaacacatttaccatgctgatggaaatgaggtaaaacggtaAAACacatttaccatgctgatggaaatgaggtaaaacacatTTACCATGCTGATAGAagtgaggtaaaacggatttgaaGTCCCCGGCCACCAGGAgctccgcctctggatgagcgttttcctgtttgctcatGGCGGTATACATCTCATTGAGTGAGGTCTTAgtgcatcggtctgtggtggtatgtagacagctacgaaaactctctaggtagacagtgtggtatacagctcattgagtgaggtcttagtgtcagcatcagtctgtggtggtatgtagacagctacgaaaaatacagatgaaaactctctaggtagatagagtatctcatgataagctgttgaTCACACTACCTCAGACAGGCAAAACCTTAAGACTTCCTTTGATAtggtgcaccagctgttgtttacacatATACATAGACCGTCACCCCTTGTCTtcccagaggctgctgttctatcctgccgatgcagtgtataacccgccagatGCATTTTATTCATGTCGTTGTTCGGCCACTTCTCAGTGAAAGATAAGATATATAAGTGCTTTTAGCATGTCCAATTTATTTTCCAGAGATTGTACGTTGGCCAGTAGTACGGAtggcaagggcagattagccaaTCATCTGCAGATTCTCCAGGCCCCCCGATCTCTTTCTGCGATATCTTTTCCGTCTCTTATCTCCtgtgaatgacggggatgagggcctgttcaggtgtctggagtaaatccctcttGTCTGACTCATTTAAGAGAAATTATTCGTCCAGTTCAAGATGGGTAATCGCAGTTCTGATTTCGATAAGATATTTTTGTCATAAGAGATGGAAGCAGCAACATTATCTACAAAATAAGTTACTAACAATGCTtagaaaacaaacaaaatagcactgTTGGTTAATTAAGAGCCCATGAAACGGCAGCCATCCTCTCCAACGCCATCTtacacttatgtaaatgtaatatttgtttattttattagcaaacatttctaaaaacctgtttttgctttgtcattatgggatctTGTATATAGATTGaagggaaaaataaataaacgatttaatcagttttagaatatggctgtaagcTAACAAAATgttgggaaaagtcaagggtctgaatacttttccaaaggcactatacgctgctgctactgttcatctgtatccaaaggcactacgctgctgctactgttcatctgtatccaaaggcactatacgctgctgctactgttcatctgtattcaaaggcactgctgctactgttcatctgtattcaaaggcactacgctgctgctactgttcatctgtatcCAAGGCactatacgctgctgctactgttcatctgtatccaaaggcactacgctgctgctactgttcatctgtatccaaaggcactatacgctgctgctactgttcatctgtatccaaaggcactatacgctgctgctactgttcatctgtatccaaaggcactacgctgctgctactgttcatctgtatccaaaggcactacgctgctgctactgttcatctgtattcaaaggcactacgctgctgctactgttcatctgtatccaaaggcactgctgctactgttcatctgtatccaaaggcactatacgctgctgctactgttcatctgtatccaaaggcactacgctgctgctactgttcatctgtatccaaaggcactatacgctgctgctactgttcatctgtattcaaaggcactgctgctactgttcatctgtatccaaaggcactgctgctactgttcatctgtatccaaaggcactgctgctactgttcatctgtatccaaaggcactacgctgctgctactgttcatctgtatccaaaggcactgctgctactgttcatc
Coding sequences:
- the si:ch211-121a2.4 gene encoding transmembrane protein 205 isoform X3 — encoded protein: MTTEGDPSLSAKLLQLVLLSTYWGMQIWFTCISSLVMDSHLNRHTFGLIQSRLVPFYLHLGSLCAFLNLTLFAVYHPADLLDDREAFQIGVYFLCVSVAAVNAQWFGQMTSEIMEDMHLMEQAQGLGQDIGLSTNREAYAKLCETDEIRGW
- the si:ch211-121a2.4 gene encoding transmembrane protein 205 isoform X2; translated protein: MTTEGDPSLSAKLLQLVLLSTYWGMQIWFTCISSLVMDSHLNRHTFGLIQSRLVPFYLHLGSLCAFLNLTLFAVYHPADLLDDREAFQIGVYFLCVSVAAVNAQWFGQMTSEIMEDMHLMEQAQGLGQDIGLSTNREAYAKLCETDGRYRRLSGRLWLYRLLSSLCNICCITCNAYSLYYLAENLTSL